The sequence below is a genomic window from Thermus brockianus.
TTTGACCGCCTGCGGGCGGAGGCCTACGCCCACGTGGCCCTCTTCCGGGGCGTCCCCGGGGGCCGGGAGGCCTTCCGGGCCTGGGTGGAGCAGAGGGCCCACGCCCTGAACCAGGCCCTCTTCCGGGACCACCCCAAGGGGCTCCTGAGCCCCCGGGAGGTCCACCACACGGCCAAGAGCGTGGCGAAGTGGACCTACGACCGCTACCAGGGCGGACGGGTGTACGCGGTCTCCTCCACGGGGCGGCCGGACCGGAGCCGCCTCTCTCCTCAGGCCCGGGCCCTGATCCCGCCCCTCCAGGGGGAGGAGCTCCAGGAGGCGGTGCAGACGGGGGCCTCCCTCGGGGGGCGGAAGCGTGGATCCCGGCGCAGGCAGGAGGCGGAGGAGAAGCTCACGGAGGCCCTGAAGCGCCTGCAGAGCCGGGACGAGGCCATCACCGCCCGGGCCCTAGCCAGGGAAGCGGGGGTGAGCCCCACCACGGCCTCCAACTGGCTCAAGCGGATGCGGGGACAGGGTTGAGTGTGGATGGCTAAAGGGCCCCCCAAAAATCGGGGTTTTCGCTGTCCAGCACGTGGCGGAAGGGTGTCCACAAGCCTGGTGGCTATCAGGGTATACAGGCGGGGTCGTGGGGGTGCAGCCCCCGCCAGCCCCGAAGGGGCTGTATTAGCAAGCTGAGAAAGTCCCCTTAGCGTAGCTAACGGCTAAAGTCCCCCTTCTTTTTCCTGAAAGTCGCAAAAATTTTGTTTTTCCTTGGGGTAGGCACTGCGAGATCCGAGAGAAAGTGAGATACCTCACATATTTACCCCACCCACGCGCGATTTTCGCCGTCCAGGACGGCAAAAACCCCGACTTCCCCCCTCGAGGACCGCCCCTAAAACGGCTTTTAGGGCGGGGGGTGGGCGGGGGGGCACCTTCCTTACCCCTCCCCATGCCCCCCGGCCTTCTAGGGGCCTTAGGGTGGGCGAGAGGGGCCTTCTTGGGGCGGGGTCCGGAGCCTCCCCGGTAGGCTCTACCCATGCCCGTGATCAGCCGCTTCCTTGGCCTGGTGGTGGCCATGTACTACCAGGACCACGACCCCCCGCACTTCCACGTCCGCTACGGGGAACACCATGCCCTGGTGGCCATCCGCGACCTCCGGATCCTTGCGGGGAGCCTTCCCCCTAGGGCCTTGGGGCTGGTGGTGGAGTGGGCCTCCCTGCACCGGGAAGCCCTCCTAGAGAACTGGGAGCGGGCCCGGCGGGGCGAGCCCCTGAGGCCCATCCCACCCCTGGAGTAGTCTGGAGGGGATGGTGGTGGAAGTGGTGGAGGCCAG
It includes:
- a CDS encoding DUF4160 domain-containing protein, which encodes MPVISRFLGLVVAMYYQDHDPPHFHVRYGEHHALVAIRDLRILAGSLPPRALGLVVEWASLHREALLENWERARRGEPLRPIPPLE